The genomic region CTACCGCGCCGGTTTCGGCCCCACGCTGACCCTGGTGCTCACCGCCCCGCAGCTGGGCATGGGCCGGGCCGCGCTGCGGATCGTGCGCGCGGCCGCGGACACCAAGGCCATCGCCTCCACCACCTACGCCCGGCAGACCGACTCGGTGGCCTTCCAGCTCCAGCTCGCCGAGGCCGCCACCCGCATCGACACCGCACACCTGCACGCCTTCCGGGCTGCCGCGGACATCGACGACGCCGCCGCGCGGGGTGTCCACCCGGACCTGGTGACCAGGGCCAGGGTCCGGGCGGACACGGTGTGGGCGATCGAGCAGGTGCGCCAGGCGATCGAGCTGTTGCTGACCGCGCACGGGGCCAGCGGGTTCGCGCACAGCAGTGCGCTGCAACGGATCTGGCGGGACTCCGCGGTGGCCGCCCGGCACGCGGTCGCGGTGCTGCCGGTGGGACTTGAGGTCTACGGCAAGGCGCTGCTGGGCCGGGACGACCAGATCACGCCGGTGCTGTGACTCAGGCCCCGTAGCCGCCGTCGACGTCCAGGCTGGTGCCGGTGATGAAGCTGGACCCGGGACCGGCCAGGTAGGCCACGAAGCTGGCCACCTCCTCGACGTTTCCGAAGCGCGGCAACGCCATCAGGCCGCGCATGGAGTCGGCGTGCGGGCCGGCGGCCGGGTTGCCCTCGGTGTCCACCGGGCCGGGCTGCACGTTGGTCACGGTGATACCGCGCGGGCCGAAGTCGCGGGCCAGGCCCTTGGTGAGACCGTCGATGGCGGCCTTGGCCGCGGCGTAGACCGAGCCGCCGGGCACCGGAATGCGGTCGCCGTTGATGCTGCCGATGGTGATGATCCGCCCACCCTCGCGCAGGTGCCGGTTCGCGGCCAGCACGGCCACGAACACCGCGCGCACGTTGACCGCGAAGGTGCGGTCGAAGTCGGCCACGGTCAGCTCGTCCACGGTGGCCCAGCGGCCGCCACCGGCGTTGTTGACCAGGATGTCCAGCCCGCCGAACTCGGCCACGGTCTGCTCGACCGAGGCCACCACCTCCGCCTCGGAGGCCGAGTCC from Crossiella sp. CA-258035 harbors:
- a CDS encoding 3-oxoacyl-ACP reductase family protein yields the protein MAQQLAGRVALVTGGSRGIGAAVAIRLAKEGAAVALTYASSPERARQVVATITEAGGRAVAIKADSASEAEVVASVEQTVAEFGGLDILVNNAGGGRWATVDELTVADFDRTFAVNVRAVFVAVLAANRHLREGGRIITIGSINGDRIPVPGGSVYAAAKAAIDGLTKGLARDFGPRGITVTNVQPGPVDTEGNPAAGPHADSMRGLMALPRFGNVEEVASFVAYLAGPGSSFITGTSLDVDGGYGA